The Marinilongibacter aquaticus genome has a window encoding:
- a CDS encoding SusC/RagA family TonB-linked outer membrane protein has protein sequence MNRYILSAVFVLFASFAFAQQIQVSGNVISKTDDYPLPGVSVQIKGSTKGTQTDAEGNYSVAVNRGDTLVFSFIGMSTQEVAVQNQGILNVVLDDSKNQLDEVVVLTALGLERKKDDDLSSSTIVDAGAVKRSGESGVIQGLSGKTSGLTIVRNNGDPGSGAYIQIRGQNTISGSASPLIILDGVPISNSNIGGSIDGVAQQSRLNDINPEDIANVTVLKGAAAAAVWGTGAANGVILIQTKKGNLRGKSVSVDVSSMVSFDVINREYDKQTTFGQGSPLMWQTGRSSDAYNFIWNPTVRESWGDRLRDRAGGADEVREGNKRFVAENGNVYYPILTKNDNTVYNDVNRDQVLRIGHTWNKSVSINLNRDKSSTYISFANWDQQGIFKANSDYIRTTARLNHETELTKNVKMKFNTTVSNIKSNRIQQGSNLNGFYLGYLRTPADFNNTDYIGTYYDNDGQPHFNAHRSYIGNQNNLGYLGEEPPFYSNPGWTINKQENPNTVQRFILNPELNWKITKGINFVARYGFDYYNETRETWFPVNSAGDTYQGAFTRSDITERNTSMNAFLNGTHVASPDFNFSWIAGVQFTEEYYTAQGGSSENFTNQFVGILRTFGNADAANETPSLTRLLQRKSGTYAVLNAELYKQFYFELTGRYELPSTLLSPVFYPSASAGWVFSETLKSDILSFGKVRVSYGEVGIEPVAYAAQTLYGAYDRSTSWGESLSASVYGNPYARSANSGNPDLVAEKVHEIEAGADLRFLQDKISLGVTYYQRKTSNALLAVDLAPSSGFNSVWENAAEISNKGLEVDLGLRVSKFKSLEWRIDANFSMNRNMVDRLSGVKSVFLNGFAGASSRVVEGEAFGALWGGRWLRDDRGYMVLNSNGFPVADTEQGVIGNPNPKWRGGLGSNITWKGLQFSFQFETFQGNQTWAGTRGIMKYFGMDKETAHEFVTDAEMRTYDGRVVPAGTLVRGNIGNFGGGNVLLDSQWYTTLGGGFGNSDEQFVVDGSWTKLREVTLGYSLPYKWISPAKLTNASLSLTGRNLFIWSPELKYIDPEVNLTGASKGRGLEYFTNPGTGSYMVTLKVGF, from the coding sequence ATGAATAGATATATACTCTCAGCTGTTTTTGTGCTTTTCGCTTCTTTCGCCTTTGCCCAACAGATACAGGTGAGCGGGAACGTAATTTCCAAAACAGACGATTATCCTTTGCCGGGTGTGTCGGTGCAGATCAAAGGTTCGACCAAAGGCACCCAAACCGATGCCGAGGGAAATTACAGTGTGGCCGTGAACCGTGGCGATACTTTGGTTTTTTCCTTTATTGGTATGAGTACGCAGGAAGTTGCGGTACAGAACCAAGGCATTCTAAATGTGGTACTCGACGATTCGAAAAATCAACTGGATGAAGTCGTGGTGCTTACGGCATTGGGTCTGGAAAGAAAAAAAGACGATGACTTAAGTTCATCCACTATTGTGGATGCCGGAGCGGTGAAACGTTCAGGAGAATCGGGCGTAATCCAGGGTCTTTCTGGGAAAACCTCGGGTTTGACCATTGTGCGGAACAATGGTGATCCTGGCTCTGGAGCGTATATTCAAATCCGTGGGCAAAATACCATTTCGGGCAGTGCTTCGCCATTGATTATCTTGGACGGCGTGCCCATTTCCAATTCAAATATCGGTGGAAGTATCGATGGCGTGGCTCAACAATCGCGACTCAATGACATCAATCCCGAAGACATTGCCAATGTCACAGTGCTGAAAGGAGCCGCCGCGGCTGCCGTATGGGGTACAGGTGCGGCGAATGGGGTAATCTTGATTCAAACGAAAAAAGGGAATCTAAGAGGCAAATCGGTCAGTGTGGATGTGTCGAGCATGGTGAGTTTCGATGTCATCAATAGAGAATACGATAAACAAACGACTTTTGGACAAGGCAGCCCTTTGATGTGGCAAACGGGCCGAAGCAGCGACGCCTACAATTTCATTTGGAATCCCACCGTACGGGAATCGTGGGGCGATAGGTTGAGAGACCGGGCTGGTGGAGCGGATGAGGTGCGGGAGGGCAACAAGCGTTTCGTGGCCGAAAATGGGAATGTATATTATCCGATTCTGACGAAAAACGACAATACGGTATACAATGATGTCAACCGCGACCAAGTGTTGCGTATTGGCCATACTTGGAACAAATCGGTAAGTATAAACCTGAACCGAGACAAGAGCAGCACCTACATTAGTTTTGCCAATTGGGATCAACAGGGGATATTCAAAGCCAATTCGGACTATATCCGTACAACGGCTCGATTGAATCATGAAACGGAACTGACAAAGAATGTAAAGATGAAGTTCAATACTACGGTGTCGAATATCAAATCGAACCGCATTCAGCAAGGCTCCAATTTGAACGGTTTCTATTTGGGCTATTTGCGAACTCCGGCAGATTTCAACAATACAGACTACATCGGGACCTATTACGACAACGACGGGCAACCGCACTTCAATGCCCACCGATCGTATATCGGGAACCAGAATAATTTGGGTTATTTGGGAGAAGAACCGCCTTTCTATTCCAATCCGGGATGGACGATCAATAAGCAAGAAAACCCCAATACGGTACAGCGTTTTATCTTAAACCCCGAATTGAATTGGAAAATCACCAAGGGTATCAATTTTGTGGCCCGCTACGGTTTCGATTATTACAATGAAACGCGTGAAACTTGGTTCCCTGTGAATTCGGCCGGAGATACCTATCAGGGAGCGTTTACTCGCTCGGATATTACGGAAAGAAATACTTCGATGAACGCATTCTTGAACGGCACACATGTGGCCAGTCCAGATTTCAATTTCAGTTGGATCGCGGGCGTGCAGTTTACGGAAGAATATTATACCGCTCAGGGCGGTTCTTCAGAGAACTTTACGAATCAATTCGTGGGCATACTTCGCACATTTGGCAATGCAGATGCAGCAAACGAGACGCCGAGCTTGACGCGACTTTTACAAAGGAAGTCGGGCACTTATGCCGTGCTGAACGCCGAGTTGTACAAGCAATTTTATTTTGAACTGACGGGTAGATACGAGTTGCCCTCAACTTTACTGAGTCCTGTATTTTATCCGAGTGCATCGGCTGGATGGGTGTTCTCCGAAACTTTGAAATCGGATATTTTATCCTTTGGTAAAGTTCGTGTTTCGTACGGTGAAGTGGGCATCGAACCTGTGGCCTATGCCGCTCAAACGCTCTATGGAGCTTATGACCGCAGCACATCATGGGGCGAGTCGTTATCGGCTTCGGTTTACGGGAACCCTTACGCACGCAGTGCAAATTCAGGAAATCCCGACCTTGTGGCCGAGAAAGTACATGAAATAGAGGCCGGAGCAGATCTGCGGTTCTTGCAAGATAAAATCTCCTTGGGGGTCACGTATTATCAACGTAAAACCAGCAATGCCTTGTTGGCAGTAGATTTGGCTCCATCTTCTGGTTTCAACAGTGTGTGGGAAAATGCTGCTGAAATCTCAAACAAAGGTTTGGAAGTGGATTTGGGCCTTCGCGTATCGAAATTTAAAAGTTTGGAATGGCGAATTGATGCCAATTTTTCGATGAACCGGAACATGGTGGACCGTTTGAGTGGAGTGAAAAGCGTATTCTTGAATGGTTTTGCGGGAGCTTCTTCACGGGTTGTAGAAGGGGAGGCCTTTGGAGCACTTTGGGGAGGCCGTTGGCTTCGCGATGACCGCGGTTACATGGTATTGAACTCGAATGGTTTTCCCGTAGCGGATACCGAACAAGGTGTAATCGGGAACCCCAACCCGAAATGGCGGGGTGGTCTGGGTTCGAATATTACGTGGAAAGGCCTGCAGTTTTCGTTTCAGTTCGAGACTTTTCAAGGAAACCAAACTTGGGCCGGCACACGGGGCATCATGAAATATTTCGGCATGGATAAAGAAACGGCTCACGAGTTTGTGACCGACGCTGAAATGCGTACCTACGACGGGCGGGTTGTGCCTGCGGGAACTTTGGTCCGTGGCAATATCGGCAATTTCGGCGGGGGCAATGTTTTGCTCGATTCGCAATGGTATACTACGCTGGGTGGTGGATTTGGCAATTCGGATGAGCAGTTTGTGGTGGATGGAAGTTGGACAAAATTGAGAGAAGTTACCTTGGGCTATTCATTGCCTTATAAATGGATTTCTCCTGCCAAGCTTACAAATGCCAGCTTGTCTTTGACAGGCCGCAACTTATTCATCTGGTCTCCGGAATTGAAATATATCGATCCTGAAGTAAACCTGACCGGAGCTTCGAAAGGGCGGGGTTTGGAGTATTTCACCAATCCCGGTACAGGTTCGTACATGGTTACTTTGAAAGTAGGATTTTAA
- the miaB gene encoding tRNA (N6-isopentenyl adenosine(37)-C2)-methylthiotransferase MiaB — protein MERLTGELKILSDEEKDGLDTPRITEDEEGQGKRKLYIESYGCQMNFSDSEIVASILRKEGFVTTSKQEEAELILLNTCSIRDNAEQKVRNRLSTLNASKRNKPELKIGVLGCMAERLKKKLLEEEKIVDMVVGPDAYRDLPKLIGEVDEGHKAVNVFLSREETYADITPVRLGTNGVTAFISIMRGCDNMCSFCVVPYTRGRERSRDPHTIVQEAKDLFDKGYREVTLLGQNVDSYKWQNENGETETNFAQLLAKVGDVNPDLRVRFSTSHPKDITDDVLYTMKKYENVCNYIHLPAQSGSSRVLDLMNRTYDREWYLNKIDRIRTILGEECGISHDMIAGFCTETEEDHQDTLSLMDYVQFDYGYMFYYSERPGTPAAKKYADDIDLETKKRRLSEIIEKQRNHSLLRNEKAIGQVQKVLVEGFSKRSEDFLQGRNDQNKVVIFPKEQYQKGEYVLVRIEECTAATLKGKAVSMELV, from the coding sequence ATGGAACGACTAACAGGAGAACTTAAAATTCTCTCTGACGAGGAGAAAGACGGCCTAGATACCCCGCGTATCACCGAAGACGAAGAAGGCCAAGGCAAACGCAAATTATACATCGAAAGTTACGGCTGCCAAATGAATTTTTCGGACAGTGAAATTGTAGCTTCAATTCTAAGAAAAGAAGGTTTTGTCACCACTTCGAAACAAGAAGAGGCCGAATTGATATTACTCAATACTTGCTCGATTCGCGACAATGCCGAACAAAAAGTACGCAACAGGCTTTCTACCCTGAACGCCTCCAAACGCAACAAACCCGAATTGAAAATTGGCGTTTTGGGCTGTATGGCCGAGCGTTTGAAGAAAAAGCTTCTCGAAGAAGAAAAGATAGTGGACATGGTGGTTGGGCCGGATGCCTACCGCGATTTGCCCAAACTCATCGGCGAGGTGGACGAAGGCCACAAAGCGGTAAACGTATTCCTTTCCCGCGAAGAAACCTATGCCGACATTACACCTGTGCGACTGGGCACGAATGGCGTAACGGCCTTCATTTCGATTATGCGTGGCTGCGACAACATGTGCAGTTTCTGCGTGGTGCCCTATACCCGAGGACGCGAAAGAAGCCGTGACCCGCATACGATTGTGCAGGAAGCTAAAGACCTTTTCGATAAAGGGTATCGTGAAGTCACGCTTTTGGGACAGAACGTGGACTCCTACAAATGGCAAAATGAAAACGGAGAAACCGAAACCAATTTTGCTCAATTGTTGGCCAAGGTCGGTGATGTAAATCCCGATTTGCGTGTCCGCTTTTCGACTTCACATCCGAAAGACATCACAGACGACGTATTGTACACCATGAAAAAGTACGAAAATGTCTGCAATTATATCCATTTGCCGGCCCAGAGCGGAAGTTCACGCGTGCTCGACTTGATGAACAGAACGTACGACCGCGAATGGTACTTGAACAAAATCGATCGCATTCGAACTATTTTAGGTGAAGAGTGTGGCATCTCGCACGATATGATTGCTGGCTTTTGCACCGAAACCGAGGAAGATCATCAAGATACTTTGAGCCTAATGGATTACGTGCAATTCGATTACGGCTACATGTTCTACTATTCCGAAAGACCGGGAACGCCCGCCGCAAAAAAATATGCCGACGATATAGATTTGGAAACCAAAAAGCGTCGTTTGAGCGAAATCATTGAAAAGCAAAGAAACCACTCGCTTCTTCGCAATGAAAAAGCCATAGGACAAGTGCAAAAAGTACTGGTGGAAGGCTTCAGCAAGCGTTCTGAAGATTTTCTTCAAGGGCGAAACGACCAAAACAAAGTGGTGATTTTCCCGAAAGAGCAATACCAAAAAGGTGAGTATGTATTGGTACGAATCGAAGAATGCACGGCCGCCACATTGAAAGGTAAGGCTGTGTCAATGGAATTGGTATAA
- a CDS encoding sigma-54 interaction domain-containing protein — protein MTNSSEIQAVKNRFGIIGNAPSLNYALNVAIQVAPTDLTVLITGESGSGKESFSKIIHGLSHRKHGNFIAINCGAIPEGTIDSELFGHAKGAFTGAIGDRKGYFETTDNGTIFLDEIGEMPVGTQARLLRVLENGEFIPVGSSKVQKTNVRVVAATNVNLFEAVEKGQFREDLYYRLNTVPIHVPPLRERGFDIELLFIKFTSDFAEKNRIEPVELTESGRKVLQAFRFPGNIRQLKNIAEQVTLLSPERQISGEILQKYLPNTHSSGLPALYKASGASESDFSEREILYKVLFDMRKDMTELKKLVFSMLKGGQVNSDYIQEHKELFEEIQHTAESSPYSALPAPQEEKESFSSPSFSMPDDDYVVSIDDMQNHRENVEDITHEDEEESLSLEKNEHEIILKALRKNNFKRKNAAKDLGISERTLYRKIKQYDIQDEK, from the coding sequence ATGACAAACAGTTCAGAAATTCAGGCCGTAAAAAACAGATTCGGTATAATTGGCAATGCCCCCTCCTTGAATTACGCCCTCAATGTGGCCATTCAGGTGGCACCAACCGACCTGACCGTGCTCATTACGGGGGAAAGTGGTAGCGGAAAAGAGTCATTCTCCAAAATTATACATGGCCTCAGTCACCGTAAACACGGCAATTTTATTGCCATAAACTGCGGAGCCATACCCGAAGGCACGATTGATTCCGAATTGTTCGGACATGCCAAAGGAGCCTTTACTGGGGCCATTGGCGATAGAAAAGGCTATTTTGAAACTACCGATAACGGTACGATTTTCTTGGATGAAATCGGTGAAATGCCTGTGGGTACACAAGCTCGCCTTTTGCGTGTGCTCGAAAACGGAGAATTTATTCCCGTAGGCTCATCGAAAGTGCAAAAAACCAATGTCCGTGTAGTGGCGGCCACCAATGTGAACCTGTTTGAGGCGGTTGAAAAAGGACAGTTTCGCGAAGACCTGTATTACCGTTTGAACACCGTGCCCATTCATGTGCCGCCCTTGCGAGAACGGGGTTTTGACATTGAATTGCTCTTCATAAAGTTCACGAGCGATTTTGCCGAAAAAAACCGGATCGAACCCGTAGAATTAACCGAATCGGGCAGAAAAGTGCTTCAGGCCTTTCGTTTTCCAGGAAACATCAGGCAATTGAAAAACATTGCCGAGCAGGTGACACTGCTTTCGCCCGAAAGGCAGATTAGCGGAGAAATCTTGCAAAAATATTTGCCCAATACCCACAGCAGCGGTTTGCCGGCTTTGTACAAGGCCAGCGGTGCTTCTGAGAGTGATTTTTCGGAAAGAGAGATTCTGTACAAAGTGCTCTTCGATATGCGAAAAGACATGACCGAACTGAAAAAATTGGTCTTTTCGATGCTGAAAGGCGGACAGGTAAACAGTGATTACATTCAGGAGCACAAAGAGCTTTTCGAAGAGATTCAGCATACAGCCGAAAGCTCGCCCTATTCTGCCTTGCCCGCTCCGCAAGAAGAAAAGGAAAGCTTCTCGAGCCCAAGTTTCAGCATGCCAGATGACGACTACGTGGTGAGTATAGACGACATGCAAAACCACCGAGAAAATGTAGAAGACATCACACACGAAGACGAAGAAGAATCGTTATCTCTGGAGAAAAACGAACACGAAATTATCCTGAAAGCTTTGCGTAAAAACAATTTCAAAAGAAAAAATGCCGCCAAAGATTTAGGCATTTCCGAACGCACATTGTATCGCAAAATCAAACAATACGACATCCAAGATGAAAAATAG